Proteins encoded together in one Candidatus Omnitrophota bacterium window:
- a CDS encoding type II secretion system F family protein, which yields MKNFRYKAKKGPEDLIEGVMTAFNPDDVVKKLAEKGYMAVMVEEYMESDDRPRHVALRSMFGVSQKELLSFTRQLVTLVKSGVPMLRSLNILSAQSADRYFSQVIQDIGARIKNGDTLSESLEAFPKIFSRFYSAMVRSGEDSGSLDKALIRISEYYQRQGLIRSRVRSAMIYPLLILTVGILSIVFIFTHVMPRIIPILLNLNTELPLPTRALIFLSSFLKGNWGWMVLIVLMFLLIYSRSIKNKVFRRYISNIKLRIPVLGPLVYRSELARFTRALEVSLQNGIPIINAIEVSLPILNEEAIREKLTEHVKGLEVGEALSSTFAKSGVFPIFAVSLVNIGEESGNLVESLSDIAASFESDCTDAVDIMVNLLEPLMVLFIGLIVGFIVSAVLLPIFQLNVIQL from the coding sequence ATGAAAAATTTCAGATATAAGGCCAAGAAAGGCCCTGAAGACCTGATAGAAGGTGTTATGACGGCCTTTAATCCTGATGACGTGGTCAAAAAGCTTGCGGAAAAAGGCTATATGGCCGTTATGGTCGAGGAATATATGGAAAGTGATGATCGTCCGCGTCACGTTGCGCTCAGGAGCATGTTCGGTGTAAGCCAGAAAGAGCTTTTGTCTTTCACCCGACAACTGGTAACTCTTGTGAAGTCGGGTGTGCCCATGTTGCGTTCCCTGAACATACTTTCGGCGCAATCGGCCGACAGGTATTTCAGCCAGGTGATCCAGGATATAGGTGCCAGGATAAAGAACGGCGATACTTTATCCGAAAGCCTGGAGGCGTTCCCAAAGATATTTTCCCGGTTCTATTCGGCCATGGTACGGTCAGGGGAGGATTCGGGTTCTCTGGATAAGGCGCTGATAAGGATATCGGAATACTATCAGCGGCAGGGGCTCATACGGTCCAGGGTAAGGTCGGCGATGATATATCCCCTCCTGATACTGACCGTGGGCATATTGTCGATAGTCTTTATTTTTACGCACGTTATGCCGCGGATCATACCCATACTACTTAATCTTAACACGGAACTCCCGCTTCCTACGAGAGCTCTTATTTTCCTGAGTTCTTTTCTCAAAGGTAACTGGGGCTGGATGGTCCTGATCGTCCTGATGTTCCTGCTCATTTATTCCAGGTCCATCAAGAACAAGGTCTTCCGCAGGTATATTTCCAATATAAAGCTGCGGATACCTGTGCTGGGTCCGCTTGTGTACAGGTCTGAACTCGCCCGGTTCACACGAGCTCTTGAGGTCTCCCTCCAGAACGGGATACCCATAATAAACGCGATAGAAGTATCCCTGCCGATACTTAATGAAGAAGCTATCAGGGAAAAACTGACCGAACATGTCAAAGGCCTTGAGGTGGGTGAGGCTTTGAGCAGTACGTTCGCGAAAAGCGGTGTATTTCCGATCTTCGCGGTAAGCCTGGTGAACATAGGGGAAGAGTCCGGGAACCTTGTTGAATCCCTCTCTGACATCGCCGCTTCTTTTGAGTCGGATTGTACCGATGCCGTGGATATAATGGTGAACCTTCTGGAGCCTTTGATGGTGCTTTTCATAGGGCTTATCGTCGGTTTCAT